In Geobacter anodireducens, a genomic segment contains:
- a CDS encoding ResB-like family cytochrome C biogenesis protein, translating into MTLLKRIGRFLASMELAVALFLIVAVAAIPGTFAGTRALYAHPAFLCLLAGVALNLVCCTLRRFRSLSVPVLILHLGVLVICGGVAARTFGHVATVNVYEGTSVDQAYRWDLERDAPLGADLTVTRINREFYPIPVRVGVLRGSAKEALHTLKTGDSFTAGPYRVTADSLQFPSEVLRLSVFRDGQLVGICDTAGERSLPAEFPYDFRLVAFQNPVLKRLWVDLALSRDGVAIAEGTAEVNAPFIWNGLYFYNTQVGTDAMGMSFAGIQVVRDPGRPCVFAGFAMVGLGAVLACARRLRRKQ; encoded by the coding sequence GTGACTCTACTGAAACGGATAGGCCGGTTCCTGGCTTCCATGGAACTGGCGGTGGCCCTGTTCCTGATCGTTGCCGTGGCGGCGATCCCCGGCACGTTCGCCGGGACCAGGGCTCTCTACGCCCATCCGGCGTTTCTCTGCCTGCTGGCGGGAGTGGCGCTGAATCTCGTCTGCTGCACGCTGCGCCGGTTCCGGTCCCTTTCGGTGCCGGTGCTGATTCTGCACCTGGGCGTGCTGGTAATCTGCGGGGGCGTTGCGGCCCGGACGTTCGGCCACGTGGCGACCGTCAACGTCTACGAGGGAACCTCCGTTGACCAGGCCTACCGGTGGGACCTGGAGCGGGACGCTCCCCTCGGTGCCGACCTGACGGTCACGCGGATCAACCGGGAGTTTTACCCGATTCCGGTCAGGGTGGGGGTCCTCAGGGGCAGCGCGAAGGAGGCGCTCCACACCCTGAAGACCGGTGACAGCTTCACGGCGGGGCCCTATCGCGTGACGGCGGACTCCCTCCAGTTTCCCTCGGAGGTCCTCAGGCTCTCGGTTTTTCGCGACGGGCAGCTCGTCGGCATCTGCGATACCGCGGGAGAACGCAGCCTCCCCGCCGAGTTCCCCTACGACTTCAGGCTGGTGGCGTTTCAAAATCCGGTCCTGAAGCGGCTCTGGGTCGACCTGGCCTTGAGCCGCGATGGCGTTGCCATAGCGGAGGGTACGGCCGAGGTGAACGCCCCCTTCATCTGGAACGGCCTCTATTTCTACAACACCCAGGTCGGTACGGATGCGATGGGCATGTCTTTTGCTGGCATTCAGGTGGTCAGGGACCCGGGGAGGCCGTGTGTTTTCGCCGGGTTCGCCATGGTGGGGCTCGGTGCGGTACTGGCGTGCGCCAGGCGGTTGAGGAGGAAGCAATGA
- a CDS encoding radical SAM/SPASM domain-containing protein, giving the protein MSSRDERGGTGEATQAHPAIRRGADDAANAASRADAPSLEAPLTINWAINNTCNFACRHCYSRGDTHEELPRDVLLACLGKAAAAGVFSVNFGGGEPLLHPGLLDIARHASGSGLRISLNSNGWLIDQDTAAALRDAGFTRVGISIDSHLPRVHDRFRGVDGSHGRAVAALRHLAGAGIATSISTVICRINHTAIDDLVTFAREQGVGQLNFHNFKCSGLGLSHRDELDLSPAEWREFYRGALAARERESGLDVSLDDPIIALLGARDAGSLVKGSVCGKLSLNIKTNGDMTPCGFIPVVIGNIVRDDLKQVWRDSAVLAALRTKKPTGKCAGCSAYEDCLGGCSARALALTGDLNSPDPHCWA; this is encoded by the coding sequence GTGAGTTCGCGTGACGAGCGCGGCGGCACAGGGGAGGCAACGCAGGCGCATCCGGCGATACGCCGGGGAGCCGACGATGCGGCCAACGCAGCCAGCCGAGCGGACGCGCCGTCACTGGAAGCGCCCCTCACCATCAACTGGGCCATCAACAATACCTGCAACTTCGCCTGCCGCCACTGCTACAGCCGGGGGGACACCCACGAGGAACTCCCCCGGGACGTCCTTCTGGCATGCCTGGGAAAGGCGGCCGCTGCCGGGGTCTTTTCCGTCAATTTCGGCGGCGGGGAACCCCTCCTGCACCCGGGGCTGCTGGACATCGCCCGGCACGCCAGCGGGTCGGGATTGCGGATTTCCCTGAACAGCAACGGCTGGCTCATTGACCAGGACACGGCGGCGGCCCTGCGGGACGCCGGGTTCACCAGGGTGGGCATCAGCATCGACAGCCACCTCCCCCGGGTCCACGACCGGTTCCGCGGCGTTGACGGCAGCCACGGCCGGGCCGTGGCTGCCCTGCGGCATCTGGCCGGGGCGGGCATCGCCACCTCCATCTCCACGGTGATCTGCCGGATCAATCACACGGCCATCGACGATCTGGTGACCTTTGCCCGGGAGCAGGGGGTGGGACAGCTCAACTTCCACAATTTCAAGTGCTCGGGGCTGGGCCTGTCCCACAGGGATGAGCTGGACCTTTCGCCCGCCGAGTGGCGGGAGTTCTACCGGGGCGCCCTGGCCGCCAGGGAGCGGGAGTCGGGGCTCGACGTCTCCCTGGACGACCCGATCATCGCCCTCCTGGGTGCCCGCGATGCGGGGAGCCTCGTGAAGGGGAGCGTCTGCGGCAAGCTCTCCCTGAACATCAAGACCAACGGCGACATGACCCCCTGCGGCTTCATTCCCGTTGTCATCGGCAACATCGTGCGGGACGACCTGAAGCAGGTCTGGCGGGACTCGGCAGTACTGGCGGCGCTGCGCACCAAGAAGCCCACCGGCAAGTGCGCCGGCTGCAGCGCGTACGAGGACTGCCTCGGCGGCTGCTCCGCCCGGGCCCTGGCCCTCACCGGCGACCTGAACAGCCCCGACCCCCACTGCTGGGCATGA
- a CDS encoding iron-sulfur cluster-binding oxidoreductase, translated as MELSSPITIYWDLPATAADPSLLLAIAAGIIDCRPLMLNVTSTAPTSPGWLGEVLERFRGGPAAVTLTIPPQAHDDTVRALVAHGAVRELLLDVDHADLLDSGEWQDEPSAGVSYAVTHGNWRELPTLVHFCLDRGITRLVLPMQRLYGGEPPFFLTMNEQRELANALDAEGGAQRLALTIHDPFLWRAFNPGVPFPQGGCQAANTMIAIAPDGGVYPCPTLPVRLGTAGEMPLQELIASEAKKALRRRLLEHPRACGACGELAECRGGCRGRAYVMHQSLEGEDPSCW; from the coding sequence ATGGAACTTTCGTCTCCCATAACCATCTACTGGGATCTCCCCGCTACCGCGGCCGATCCGTCGCTCCTGCTGGCGATCGCCGCCGGGATCATCGACTGCCGGCCCCTCATGCTGAATGTAACGAGCACCGCGCCAACCTCTCCCGGCTGGCTCGGCGAGGTGCTGGAGCGGTTCCGGGGCGGCCCGGCCGCCGTTACCCTCACGATCCCCCCCCAGGCCCATGACGATACCGTCCGGGCCCTTGTTGCCCACGGGGCGGTGCGGGAGCTGCTCCTTGACGTGGACCATGCCGATCTGCTCGACTCCGGGGAGTGGCAGGACGAGCCGTCCGCCGGCGTATCCTATGCGGTGACCCACGGGAACTGGCGCGAACTCCCGACCCTTGTGCATTTCTGTCTCGACCGGGGGATCACCCGGCTCGTCCTCCCCATGCAACGCCTGTACGGAGGCGAGCCCCCGTTCTTCCTCACCATGAACGAACAGCGGGAGCTGGCGAACGCCCTGGACGCCGAAGGCGGCGCCCAGCGCCTTGCCCTGACCATTCACGATCCGTTCCTCTGGCGGGCCTTCAACCCCGGCGTACCCTTCCCCCAGGGGGGATGCCAGGCGGCCAACACCATGATCGCCATCGCCCCCGACGGCGGCGTCTATCCCTGTCCCACCCTGCCGGTGAGGCTCGGCACCGCGGGCGAGATGCCCCTGCAGGAGCTCATTGCCTCGGAAGCGAAAAAGGCCCTCCGGCGCCGGCTCCTGGAGCATCCCCGCGCCTGCGGCGCCTGCGGCGAGCTGGCTGAATGCCGGGGGGGATGCCGCGGCAGGGCATACGTCATGCATCAATCCCTTGAGGGTGAAGACCCCTCGTGCTGGTAG
- a CDS encoding cupin yields MKSQVLDVQTLKTFNDEKRHQETIWSDDHARVSLICMKPGQEIVTHTHHGSHIWMVMEGTGQFQSGGKTQSITTGQIVIVPAFEDHGIRNASQENLVIASITAQGD; encoded by the coding sequence ATGAAATCACAGGTGCTCGACGTCCAGACCCTCAAAACGTTCAACGATGAAAAACGCCACCAGGAAACCATCTGGTCCGATGATCACGCCCGGGTGAGCCTCATCTGCATGAAGCCCGGCCAGGAGATCGTGACCCACACCCACCACGGCAGCCATATCTGGATGGTCATGGAGGGTACCGGCCAGTTCCAGTCCGGCGGCAAGACCCAGTCCATCACCACGGGGCAGATCGTCATCGTTCCCGCGTTCGAGGACCACGGCATCCGCAACGCCTCCCAGGAGAATCTGGTCATTGCCTCCATAACGGCGCAGGGGGATTAG
- a CDS encoding cytochrome C yields MINVYMKWHRGCALAGAAVLSALACAAALFALAGTAAAGTITDCSGCHGMPPVDAPYRNISTGRFMGSHDTHAWLSAGTPNCAICHKMPTTYNHRNNNVDFVSTINNSRLTARYRNLTSFTRTASPSFGTCSNVNCHFEKTTPQNGATPLYLDGGKTIQQKCATCHSAPPADARHAKHAQYYGDVTTACVKCHPDHAAKPGKGAFSHATSAGRRGLAIQFTAFPNTGGSFSGDVSYPLYLYNPSRTGACTNLYCHSPGTKAGSYDPPNQSPDWAGTLGTSCLGCHRGDADSGSPMQTGSHGAHVGVNAAAQIGCVQCHGATVTDSRQIGDLTRHVNKKADISFEAAIGSAGTYGGAAGHVAKDVGTAYGTCRNIYCHSDGATTTPPFNDYAVTWGAADFPTGCTGCHGGQQGSGNVIASNNHRKHVDASYNGGLGTGIGCVECHATTVSGNLTIADKARHVNRFKDYSGPRAGTIAAGTCSNVYCHSSGQRSPAYRTMVPWSDTATTYGCSSCHGASTAGPAGVFVSRFGEPNYNNYSSADRNWFNSHNPKHVRSAGDCSTCHAGTTQNGVSLVPGTTLHVNTQKNVTFNTAVAGGNSPSYNDLSRRCTNVYCHSNGRQTGRAYATPRWGGSAQDCNACHPIAGLGGAHGIHVGGMIPTFYAYTGNHPVGAAYRYGCANCHPMDPVHHIDGHIDLSLSKNDVNAGGLKTKNGATNGSGLNSAGSGLTGTTGASVRCASVYCHSNGYAANLVYAATPDWYGGSFAGDRCAACHGNSPNSTIAGSSSHYNNRFLGYTGVAGGHQIGIHAMNIYSSPGKRATAGTTGSSSHGNAATATTISCNICHYETVTTARNDDNAVCKTCHYDGNAVGALSGNRAAIADRSKHVNGLVDVAFKPVAVISKAQMRPASFAIATYSSVWKRNGGYKVSGANDSAKQALDTATMWDGGTKTCSNIACHNGQSVKWTDNNGITECVSCHSAM; encoded by the coding sequence ATGATTAATGTGTATATGAAATGGCACAGGGGCTGTGCACTGGCCGGTGCGGCAGTCCTGTCGGCGCTGGCATGTGCGGCTGCGCTCTTCGCGCTCGCCGGCACGGCCGCAGCCGGCACCATTACCGACTGTTCCGGCTGCCACGGCATGCCGCCGGTTGATGCCCCCTACCGCAACATCTCCACAGGCCGGTTCATGGGAAGCCACGACACCCATGCCTGGCTTAGCGCCGGAACCCCCAACTGCGCCATCTGCCACAAGATGCCCACCACCTACAACCACCGCAACAACAACGTGGACTTTGTGTCCACTATCAATAACTCGCGGCTCACGGCCCGCTACAGGAATCTTACCTCCTTCACCCGCACGGCGAGCCCGAGCTTCGGCACCTGCTCCAACGTCAACTGCCACTTCGAGAAGACGACCCCCCAGAACGGGGCAACGCCGCTCTACCTGGACGGCGGCAAGACGATCCAGCAGAAATGCGCCACCTGCCACAGCGCCCCTCCGGCGGACGCTCGCCACGCAAAGCATGCCCAGTACTACGGGGATGTGACCACGGCCTGCGTCAAGTGTCACCCCGACCATGCGGCCAAGCCGGGCAAGGGGGCGTTCTCCCATGCCACGAGCGCCGGCCGGCGGGGGCTGGCGATCCAGTTCACGGCATTTCCCAACACCGGCGGCTCCTTCAGCGGCGATGTGAGCTATCCCCTCTATCTCTACAATCCGTCCCGCACCGGCGCGTGCACCAACCTCTACTGCCACAGCCCCGGCACCAAGGCCGGCAGCTACGACCCTCCCAATCAGTCGCCCGACTGGGCCGGCACGCTCGGCACCAGTTGTCTCGGCTGTCACCGGGGGGATGCCGACTCCGGCTCTCCCATGCAGACCGGGTCCCACGGGGCGCACGTGGGGGTGAATGCCGCGGCGCAGATCGGCTGTGTCCAGTGCCATGGCGCAACAGTGACGGATTCCCGCCAGATCGGCGATCTGACGCGGCACGTGAACAAGAAGGCCGATATCTCCTTCGAGGCCGCCATCGGCAGCGCCGGAACCTACGGCGGCGCCGCCGGGCACGTGGCCAAGGACGTGGGCACCGCCTACGGCACCTGCCGGAATATCTACTGCCACTCCGACGGCGCCACCACCACGCCGCCGTTCAACGACTACGCCGTGACCTGGGGGGCGGCCGATTTCCCGACAGGCTGCACCGGCTGCCACGGCGGTCAGCAGGGGAGCGGCAACGTCATTGCGTCCAACAACCACCGCAAACACGTGGATGCAAGCTACAACGGCGGGCTCGGCACGGGCATCGGCTGCGTGGAGTGCCACGCCACGACCGTTTCCGGGAACCTGACCATTGCCGATAAGGCCAGGCACGTGAACCGCTTCAAGGATTACTCCGGACCGCGGGCCGGCACGATCGCCGCCGGCACCTGCTCGAATGTCTACTGCCACAGCTCGGGCCAGCGCTCCCCGGCATACCGGACCATGGTGCCCTGGAGCGACACGGCGACCACCTACGGCTGCTCGTCCTGCCACGGCGCGTCCACCGCCGGCCCGGCCGGGGTCTTTGTCAGCCGGTTCGGCGAGCCCAACTACAACAACTACAGCTCTGCCGACCGTAACTGGTTCAACTCCCACAACCCGAAACACGTCAGGTCGGCCGGCGACTGCAGCACCTGCCACGCCGGCACCACCCAGAACGGCGTCTCCCTGGTGCCCGGCACGACCCTGCACGTCAACACCCAGAAGAACGTCACCTTCAACACCGCGGTCGCGGGCGGCAACAGCCCGTCCTACAACGACCTCAGCCGCCGCTGCACCAACGTCTACTGCCACTCCAACGGCCGGCAGACCGGCAGGGCCTACGCGACCCCCCGCTGGGGCGGTTCCGCCCAGGACTGCAACGCCTGCCACCCCATCGCCGGGTTGGGTGGCGCCCATGGCATCCACGTGGGAGGGATGATCCCGACCTTCTATGCCTATACCGGCAACCACCCGGTGGGAGCGGCCTATCGCTACGGCTGCGCCAACTGCCATCCGATGGATCCGGTGCACCATATCGACGGCCACATCGACCTCTCCCTCAGCAAGAACGATGTGAATGCCGGCGGGCTGAAAACGAAAAACGGCGCGACCAACGGCAGCGGACTCAATTCAGCCGGCAGCGGCCTGACCGGCACCACCGGCGCGTCGGTCAGGTGCGCGTCGGTCTACTGCCACAGCAACGGCTACGCCGCAAACCTGGTCTACGCCGCCACGCCCGACTGGTACGGCGGCAGCTTTGCCGGCGACCGCTGCGCCGCCTGTCACGGCAACTCGCCCAACAGCACCATTGCCGGGTCCTCGTCCCACTACAACAACCGTTTCCTCGGCTACACCGGCGTGGCAGGCGGCCACCAGATCGGCATCCACGCCATGAACATCTACAGCAGCCCGGGCAAGCGCGCCACGGCCGGCACCACCGGCAGCAGCAGCCATGGCAATGCAGCCACCGCCACCACCATCAGCTGCAACATCTGCCACTACGAGACCGTCACCACCGCCCGCAACGACGACAACGCGGTCTGCAAGACCTGCCATTACGACGGCAACGCCGTCGGCGCCCTGTCGGGCAACCGGGCTGCGATCGCGGACCGGTCGAAGCACGTCAACGGCCTCGTGGATGTGGCGTTCAAACCCGTGGCCGTCATCTCCAAAGCCCAGATGCGGCCGGCAAGCTTCGCCATCGCCACCTACAGCAGCGTCTGGAAGCGCAACGGCGGCTACAAGGTCTCCGGTGCCAACGATTCAGCCAAGCAGGCGCTCGACACGGCCACCATGTGGGACGGCGGCACCAAGACCTGCTCCAACATCGCCTGCCACAACGGCCAGAGCGTGAAGTGGACAGACAACAACGGCATTACCGAGTGCGTCAGTTGCCATTCGGCCATGTAG
- a CDS encoding permease yields MLVNPFRAKPREACEVHGHQAESGNRMLIVMVLISLSLVVWHVWGTGTGGHLVSSDAAPVSFPVLLGSELWDLFSSDHGVMAELRDVLPYFLVGILIAGYLRTFKVAVKLQASLRKYGALSVFLASFVGIITPLCACGTVTTAISLLVAGIPLAPVMALMVTSPLLSPSTYLLTLNDLGPEWTVVRTISAFSMGIFAGLVTLALSKRPGFRKNEIFVEGGIVRGDFHDEDYPDERLRCNCRRKFGNRVAVRTGNKFLIFLAKSAEMVWVVGKYVIVGVVIGAVVERYLPKEWIYRFFGQTDPLNIVWVTLASVPMFLHQISASSIVYHIKGALGGTMDAGAALAFMIGGPVTAVPTMVLFWTFFKKRVFFLYLFACLSGTLLIAYAFRLLVFVPGVDVGNPLLRGVASLSGGTSAVVLKHDPNVRMVMDPAGKGTVATYTNAVDGRGGIVFDGTYGRFTAAMADRYDTGAYIGNIADWLEENSLSAASTRILVCRLGDGAGGAAALLGEEVLAELAARGFTVKTVDRREVPRLTGGLLAEWGQVWLFCGDDGAAGLSDAEAKLLADHNARGGAALVVPLPSAGAADFRGANLFASRYGVTFSGVADTGGEVRVSTASSVFNRASAWLGSVLKLVRKA; encoded by the coding sequence GTGCTCGTGAATCCGTTCAGGGCAAAACCGAGGGAGGCCTGCGAGGTCCACGGACACCAGGCTGAGTCGGGGAACCGGATGCTGATCGTCATGGTTCTGATCTCGTTGTCCCTGGTGGTCTGGCACGTGTGGGGCACGGGCACCGGCGGGCACCTGGTCTCCTCCGATGCCGCGCCGGTTTCGTTCCCCGTGCTGCTCGGCAGCGAGCTCTGGGACCTGTTTTCCAGCGACCACGGGGTAATGGCCGAGCTCCGTGACGTGCTGCCCTATTTCCTCGTGGGCATTCTCATTGCCGGCTACCTCCGGACCTTCAAGGTTGCCGTGAAACTCCAGGCATCCCTCAGAAAGTACGGGGCCCTGAGCGTCTTTCTCGCGTCCTTCGTGGGGATCATCACCCCCCTGTGCGCCTGCGGCACGGTGACCACCGCCATCAGCCTCCTGGTGGCGGGGATTCCCCTGGCGCCGGTCATGGCCCTGATGGTGACCTCGCCGCTGTTGAGCCCGTCAACCTATCTCCTTACCCTGAACGACCTGGGTCCCGAGTGGACCGTGGTCAGGACCATCTCCGCCTTCTCCATGGGGATCTTCGCCGGTCTGGTGACCCTTGCCCTCAGCAAGCGGCCCGGTTTCCGGAAGAACGAGATCTTCGTCGAAGGGGGGATCGTGCGGGGCGATTTCCACGACGAGGACTACCCGGACGAGCGGCTGCGGTGCAACTGCCGGCGGAAATTCGGCAACCGGGTCGCCGTCAGGACCGGCAACAAGTTCCTCATCTTCCTGGCCAAGTCCGCGGAGATGGTCTGGGTGGTGGGGAAGTACGTCATCGTGGGGGTGGTCATCGGCGCGGTGGTGGAGCGCTACCTGCCCAAGGAGTGGATTTACCGCTTCTTCGGCCAGACGGATCCCCTGAACATCGTCTGGGTGACCCTGGCGTCGGTACCCATGTTCCTGCACCAGATCAGCGCGTCCAGCATCGTCTACCATATCAAGGGGGCCCTGGGCGGGACCATGGACGCCGGGGCGGCCCTGGCGTTCATGATCGGCGGGCCGGTGACCGCGGTGCCCACCATGGTGCTCTTCTGGACCTTTTTCAAGAAGCGGGTCTTCTTCCTCTACCTGTTCGCCTGTCTTTCGGGGACGCTCCTGATTGCTTACGCCTTCCGGCTCCTGGTGTTCGTGCCGGGCGTGGATGTGGGCAATCCTCTCCTGCGGGGGGTCGCGTCGTTGTCCGGCGGCACATCCGCCGTGGTCCTGAAGCACGATCCCAACGTGCGGATGGTGATGGACCCCGCCGGCAAGGGGACCGTCGCCACCTACACCAATGCCGTGGACGGGCGGGGAGGGATCGTGTTCGACGGCACGTACGGACGGTTCACCGCAGCCATGGCCGACCGCTACGACACCGGGGCCTACATCGGCAACATCGCCGACTGGCTCGAAGAGAATTCCCTCTCGGCCGCCTCCACCAGAATCCTCGTCTGCCGCCTCGGGGACGGGGCCGGCGGTGCCGCGGCGCTGCTGGGGGAGGAGGTCCTGGCCGAACTCGCGGCGCGGGGCTTCACCGTGAAGACGGTGGACCGGCGCGAGGTGCCGCGCCTCACCGGAGGGCTGCTGGCGGAGTGGGGCCAGGTCTGGCTCTTCTGCGGCGATGACGGCGCCGCCGGGCTCAGCGATGCCGAGGCGAAACTCCTGGCGGACCATAACGCCCGGGGAGGCGCCGCCCTGGTCGTGCCGCTGCCGTCGGCCGGCGCAGCGGATTTCCGCGGGGCCAACCTCTTCGCTTCCCGTTACGGGGTGACCTTCTCCGGTGTCGCCGACACGGGCGGGGAGGTGCGGGTTTCCACCGCCTCATCCGTCTTCAACCGGGCCTCCGCGTGGCTCGGCTCTGTTCTGAAGCTTGTCAGGAAGGCCTGA
- a CDS encoding cytochrome C has protein sequence MKSVVQAVILGMVMTAWTAVHAGNNNIRWTAHNMSNNTDAGSGLTQGQRHFVSLGVDQVCIFCHTPHHSEPAKPLWNKVMPTQAFKMYTSSATLTSTAKAVTAPGPESLLCLSCHDGRTAINVIHTGNYGIAVGSDRKVDIGGDYDDPFGAHPTGDFSLNLPMFGSGYRANLGKSDADPYAGNNLMDDHPISFSYAAAYQEKVDAGLSSLRPIETPKSQGLRFFGPNRDRMECSTCHDPHVAYGYTYDRQDTGVGDKSLTPFLTRSNEGSAMCLACHNK, from the coding sequence ATGAAGAGTGTTGTGCAAGCGGTGATACTAGGAATGGTGATGACGGCCTGGACGGCTGTCCACGCGGGGAACAACAATATCCGCTGGACGGCCCACAATATGTCCAACAATACGGATGCGGGCAGCGGGCTCACCCAGGGGCAGCGCCATTTCGTGAGCCTCGGTGTCGATCAGGTCTGCATTTTCTGCCATACGCCGCACCATTCGGAGCCGGCCAAGCCACTCTGGAACAAGGTCATGCCGACCCAGGCATTCAAAATGTACACCTCGTCGGCAACCTTGACGAGCACGGCCAAGGCGGTGACCGCGCCGGGACCCGAATCCCTGCTCTGCCTCTCCTGCCATGACGGCAGGACCGCCATCAACGTCATCCATACCGGCAACTACGGGATTGCCGTTGGCAGTGACCGGAAGGTCGACATCGGGGGCGATTACGACGACCCTTTCGGCGCGCATCCGACCGGGGACTTCTCCCTCAACCTTCCCATGTTCGGCAGCGGTTACCGGGCTAACCTGGGAAAGAGCGATGCGGATCCCTATGCGGGGAACAACCTCATGGACGATCACCCCATCTCTTTTTCCTATGCCGCAGCCTACCAGGAAAAAGTGGATGCGGGGCTCTCGTCGCTGAGGCCCATTGAGACCCCCAAGTCCCAGGGGCTGCGGTTCTTCGGTCCCAACCGCGACCGGATGGAGTGTTCCACCTGCCACGACCCCCACGTGGCCTACGGCTACACCTATGACCGGCAGGACACCGGCGTGGGGGACAAATCCCTGACGCCGTTCCTCACCCGCAGCAATGAGGGGAGTGCCATGTGCCTCGCCTGTCACAACAAATAA